The Nerophis ophidion isolate RoL-2023_Sa linkage group LG05, RoL_Noph_v1.0, whole genome shotgun sequence genomic interval ATTTGCTGCAATTCAACCTAGTTTTTGCAAATGAGTGAGACATAAATACATGCTTAATATTCAAAATGAGGAACACATATACAATGACATTAAATCACCTTTTACAACTGATAAAACATTACACAAATATCATGTTATCTCATTGTTGTACAACAAGAGACTGCAGTTCTCCTGTTTCAATGAAAAACTATTGTATGTTCAAATGTTTGATGTTATTgcataatatgaataaaaaataatatatttatcaGGGGAAAACAGAGTTTTgacgaaaacattttttaatgtagaGCAACAAAATGTTTATTAGAAAATGTGTATCTTATTCTCAAACTTAACAGAATGCTTACGTCGGACGGATTAAACATTTTTAGGCGGTCACATTGTGCTGGCTTCCTTATTCAAGTCTCAAATTGAAAATTTGGACCTTCAACGTAACATGTTCTtccaaaattttaaaaagcagGCATGTGTGTCAGTGTTACAAAGACACGAGGGGAACAATATGACATAATTACAGTGAAGGAAAGGCAAGATTATTAGAAAGTTACTTTAAAAATAACAAAGAACCATAGTGAGTTGCAGGGCCAATTATTGAAATATACACTGTTTCCCACCGGTTGAAAAGCACAAAAAGAGAAATTCGCACACCGAAAGTCCCAATTGAACAAGGACAGCAAATTTGATGCAATTTCTCCTCAAACAACTTTGAAGGGGGAAACTACATGAAATAAAGCACTCAGTTCTACAAGAATGAACTAATGGAGCCACATGCCTTTACAAACAAATATATGGCATATAGGCCTTATTTACAACAATTTAGGCTTGAAAAACAAAGCAAAGCCAACCTGTGTTAAACATCTGTAACAAGCAAACTCAGACAAAAGGGAATATACGAAACATGTTGACAGAACGATCAAAGTCAGAGATTAATAGTATCTACCTCAGTCCCTAAATTGGATTGGACTACAACTGGCTGAGCTGGACCAATCATTTTACAGTGAAGATGTTGATGAAAGGGAAAATGGAAAGTGGTTAAGTTGCGGTTCATATCTTATAGAGAAAATAATGTATTTGTTGAAGTAAACCAACTAATGAATACGAAAAGGGTTTGTATAAAACAGCATTGATGCTCAAAGTGAGAAAAGTTACCTACCTCTAAAGGGTCAAATGAATCATGAAGCTCATCCACAAAGTCAGAAGGACTTTTCCTCAGAGTCTGGTCAGCAGGCAGCGTGTTGTCATTGTAAGAAGACACAAACTTAAAGTCACTGGTTCTAGAACCTGTTGTCAAGTAGGCGTCATAGTTGTAGGTGCTGCGTAAAGTTCCTGTGCCGTCAACATCTGCGTAATTAGGAGGCAGATACGCGCTGGGGATGGCAACTGCTCCATCAAACAACAGTCTGGGCTTTCTCCTGCGACAAAACCTCACACCCAGGACGATGATGATGAAGGTCAGAAAGAAGGTGGACACAGACACCAGCGCGATGATCAGATAAGACGTCAGTTTGGAATTCTTCTCCTCATAAGAAATGTCCTTCAGTTCTGGCACCTCAGCCAAGTTGTCAGAAATAAGTAAATACATGGAGCAGGTGGCAGAGAGAGGGGGCTGTCCGTTATCTTTCACTGCCACAATCAGGTTCTGTTTCATGCTGTCAGATTCAGAAATGTCCCGCTGGGTCCTGATCTCTCCACTGTGGAGACCGATGGTGAAAAGTCCCGGATCAGTGGACTTGACTATATGATAGGACAGCCAGGCGTTCTGTCCAGAGTCTGCGTCCACCGCTATCACTTTGGACACCACAGAGCCTCCGTGTGCAGCTTTGGGGACCAGCTCTGTCATGAAGGAGTTACCCTCTGGGGAGGGGTACAGTATCTGAGGAGAGTTGTCATTCACATCCGATATGAACACACTGACGCTCACGTTGCTGCTCAGTGGAGGAGAACCGTTGTCTCTGGCCATGACGTGGACTTTAAAACTCCTCAAGTGTTCATAATCAAATGACCTGACAGCGTTGATCACACCTGTGTCTCCGTTAACAGACACATAGGAGGACACCGGGGCACCGTTCACCTCAGCAGCTAACAGAGAATAAATCACGGTACCGTTCTGTCTCCAGTCGGGATCTCGAGCACTAACAGAACATAAAGTGGatccagctttgttattttcactCACATATGCACTGTAGGACTGTTCCTCGAACACAGGCGGGTTGTCGTTGATGTCTGCTACAGATAAGTGAAGACTTTTAGAGGAGGACAGAGGAGGAGAGCCCTCGTCAGTGGCACTGATTGTAATGTTGTAATCAGACACTAGTTCACGGTCCAGTTGTCCAGTAGTCACCAGAGAATAATAGTTTTTAATAGAAGGAACTAACTTAAAGGGGACATTTTGTTGAAGAGAACAGTGGACCTGTCCGTTCTTCTCAGAGTCTCTGTCCTGAACATTAATGATGCCCACCTCTGTACCAGGTGACACATTTTCTGGTACTGCACTAAACAATGACTTTAAATTGATCACAGGAGCGTTGTCATTTACATCTTTTATATTAATTATAACTTTTGTCTCAGTAGAAAGTCCATAACCATCTTTAGCTTCGACATACACTTCATGCGTTGATCCCTCTTCATAATCAATCTCGCCTGTAACAAATATTTCTCCGGTTTTATCATTgagagaaaatatattttttgatttaTCAGACATTTTGCTGAACTCATATGTTACTTCGCCATTTACACCTTCGTCTGCGTCTGATGCACTCACAGTAATAACTGGTGTTTTAAGTGCGGCGTCTTCTTTGACGGATGATGTATAAACAGCCTGAGTAAAAACTGGGGCGTTGTCATTAGCATCAAGTACAATGATATGTATGACTACTGTACCAGATCTGGGAGGAGAACCACCATCCACTGCTGTAAGGAGCAATTTTAATTCCTGCTGTTCTTCTCTGTCTAATTCATTATCCAAAATCAGCTCACCGTATTTATTGCCGGAATTGGTTGTCTGAATATGAAACacaaaatttgcatttttttgtaaaatatagcTTTGAACAGAATTTGTGCCGATATCTGCATCATTTGCTGCATTAAGGCGGTATTTAGCTCCTTTGTCGGCTGACTCACTAATTTCCAGCCTCACAACATTTTTAGGGAAAATTGGCGCATTGTCATTCACGTCCTGCACTTGCAGAGACAACCTGTGTAGTTCCAAAGGATTCTCCAGCAGCAGATCAAATCTTAGAACACAGGAAGGTTTTTCACCGCAATGCTCCTCTCGGTCGATCCTGTCAGCAACCATTAAATCTCCTGTCTGGAGGTTTATTCCGCAATACTGTTTGTCATTTCTTTCCATTTCGACACGAGGCTTGCGAGCAGACAGTTTCCCCACCTCCAATCCGAGATCCTTGGCGATATTTCCAATGATAGATCCACGTTTCAGCTCCTCTTGTACAGAATAGCTCAGGTCCCCGTGTGTACAATCGAGCAGAACAAAGAAAAAGATAAAGCTGCAGCTGTGAACCATGCGTCGTGTGTGCGCCATCCTCTGATATTAACGCACAAAATGCAACCTAGATCCAATTTTCAAAAGCTCATTCGACCATTAAAACCCCTTTTGCCTTAGTCCTCCTCCTTTAACGCTCTGAAGAACACTAGAATCCAACAATGAGTGTTGCACAGCACAAACAAAGCCTGCATGAATCTGCTGCTGGTCTCTACTGACACCATGTGTACTGTAAGAAAATTGCAGTTGTCATATATAGGCtgcattgtattattattaagatACAATAATGagagaatatatatttttatctatTGTCCGCTTTTACTAAATGTTTTATGTTCCAGTTGTTCTATTTGCTGCAATTCAACCTATTTTTTGCAAATGAGTGAGACATAAAT includes:
- the LOC133552439 gene encoding protocadherin beta-15-like codes for the protein MAHTRRMVHSCSFIFFFVLLDCTHGDLSYSVQEELKRGSIIGNIAKDLGLEVGKLSARKPRVEMERNDKQYCGINLQTGDLMVADRIDREEHCGEKPSCVLRFDLLLENPLELHRLSLQVQDVNDNAPIFPKNVVRLEISESADKGAKYRLNAANDADIGTNSVQSYILQKNANFVFHIQTTNSGNKYGELILDNELDREEQQELKLLLTAVDGGSPPRSGTVVIHIIVLDANDNAPVFTQAVYTSSVKEDAALKTPVITVSASDADEGVNGEVTYEFSKMSDKSKNIFSLNDKTGEIFVTGEIDYEEGSTHEVYVEAKDGYGLSTETKVIINIKDVNDNAPVINLKSLFSAVPENVSPGTEVGIINVQDRDSEKNGQVHCSLQQNVPFKLVPSIKNYYSLVTTGQLDRELVSDYNITISATDEGSPPLSSSKSLHLSVADINDNPPVFEEQSYSAYVSENNKAGSTLCSVSARDPDWRQNGTVIYSLLAAEVNGAPVSSYVSVNGDTGVINAVRSFDYEHLRSFKVHVMARDNGSPPLSSNVSVSVFISDVNDNSPQILYPSPEGNSFMTELVPKAAHGGSVVSKVIAVDADSGQNAWLSYHIVKSTDPGLFTIGLHSGEIRTQRDISESDSMKQNLIVAVKDNGQPPLSATCSMYLLISDNLAEVPELKDISYEEKNSKLTSYLIIALVSVSTFFLTFIIIVLGVRFCRRRKPRLLFDGAVAIPSAYLPPNYADVDGTGTLRSTYNYDAYLTTGSRTSDFKFVSSYNDNTLPADQTLRKSPSDFVDELHDSFDPLEVGNFSHFEHQCCFIQTLFVFISWFTSTNTLFSL